The genomic DNA GGCGGGGCAGCAGGGCGAGGCGCGCGACAACACCGAGACGGAGGCGCTGAACAACCTGCGTCGCGCGCTCGCCATCGACTCCGCCGACATGGCGGCCTACAACCAGATGGCGCTGCTGTACTACCGTCGTGGTCAGCGGAACAACCCGGCCGCGTACGACCTGGCGGAGATCGTGTGCCGGCAAGCGCAGCTGCTCACGGACACCTACGCCCCCATCTACAACACTTGGGGTCTCATCAAGGTCGCGCGGGGTGACGTCAACGGGGCGCTGCGCTTCTTCGCGCGTGCCATCGTCATCGACAACTCGCTCTATGAAGCGCAGATGAACTTCGGGCAGATCACCTTCTCGTTCCGCGGCTACGCGGACGCGCGCGGGGCGTTCTCGCGCGCGCTCGAGCTGCGGCCCAACAGCTACGATGCCGCCCTCGGGCTCGGAGCTGCGCTGCGCGGCTTGAACGAGGTGGAGCAGTCGGAGGCGCAGTACAACCGCGCGATCCAGCTCGACGCCAACCGTCCAGAGGCCTACTACAACCTGGGCATCCTCTACCACGAGTACCGCGGTGGCTCGATCCCCGAGCTGGAGCGCGCCAAGCAGTACTACGAGCAGTTCGTGCAGAAGGCCGGGCGAGCGCCGCGCTACGCGGAGACGGTCACATTGGTGACCAACCGTTGCGCAGAGGAGGCTCCCCAGCGCGGTCGCCGTCGTCGCGGCCGGGCTTCCAACTGCGCCCCCGGACGCATTCAGCAGATCGAGCAAATCATCGCCGCCGTCCGCGAGGGCGAGGCCATGCAGCGCGAGGTCGAGGAGATGCAGCGCCAGCAAGAGGCACTGGAGCGTGAGGCTGCGGCCGAGGGCGGCTGATCGCAGTCCGGCAACCGGAGAGGCCTCGTGGGTGTTTCCTGCGAGGCCTTTTTTGTGGCCGGGGAACTTTCGCCGAGCGGCGTTGTCACACCGGCGTATCCCTCTCTTGCTGGTCTCGTTCTCCGC from Sandaracinaceae bacterium includes the following:
- a CDS encoding tetratricopeptide repeat protein; its protein translation is MKTLRHISTGLTLLGLATASVGCGGGGGGGGEGSSGGEAAVTDGGATVTSASGDTVSVEAHNRWTNANELFARYEEQGWNESRCEEVEEAYEATLGAQRSLAEAHYMAGLTMTRCGDQSAARRHFERALGVTSTMCKPRVALGLMSLEAGNVAEARTAFTQAIADNPATCSSGYTNLAILQRREAAGQQGEARDNTETEALNNLRRALAIDSADMAAYNQMALLYYRRGQRNNPAAYDLAEIVCRQAQLLTDTYAPIYNTWGLIKVARGDVNGALRFFARAIVIDNSLYEAQMNFGQITFSFRGYADARGAFSRALELRPNSYDAALGLGAALRGLNEVEQSEAQYNRAIQLDANRPEAYYNLGILYHEYRGGSIPELERAKQYYEQFVQKAGRAPRYAETVTLVTNRCAEEAPQRGRRRRGRASNCAPGRIQQIEQIIAAVREGEAMQREVEEMQRQQEALEREAAAEGG